One segment of Gopherus evgoodei ecotype Sinaloan lineage chromosome 20, rGopEvg1_v1.p, whole genome shotgun sequence DNA contains the following:
- the LOC115637709 gene encoding ras-related protein Rab-39B-like: MDSLWHYQFRIIMLGDSTVGKSSLLKRYTEGAFLDSINQTVGVDFYVQFVELEPGLRIKLQFWDTAGQERFRSVTRSYYRNSAGAVLMFDLTNQASFESIKEWHREMTETVKPFHVVFVLVGHKSDLVPQRQVERKEAEKLASSLGAKYIETSAKSNSNVDDAFQLLTLEIYEAVKAGMLSPNKDWDGVKSRLPPTEEPKVQNLGKPEKQKKCSC, from the exons ATGGATTCGCTCTGGCACTACCAGTTCCGCATTATCATGCTGGGGGATTCGACGGTGGGAAAGTCGTCCCTGCTGAAGCGTTACACCGAGGGCGCCTTCCTCGACTCCATCAACCAGACGGTGGGGGTGGATTTCTACGTCCAGTTTGTGgagctggagcccgggctccGAATCAAGCTGCAGTTCTGGGACACAGCTGGACAGGAGCGATTCAG GTCAGTGACTCGCTCTTACTACCGCAACTCCGCAGGGGCAGTGCTGATGTTTGACCTGACCAACCAAGCATCCTTTGAGAGCATCAAGGAGTGGCATCGGGAGATGACAGAGACAGTGAAACCTTTTCATGTGGTCTTTGTGCTGGTTGGGCACAAAAGTGACCTGGTGCCACAGCGCCAGGTTGAGCGAAAGGAGGCCGAGAAGCTTGCTTCTTCACTGGGGGCAAAGTACATAGAGACATCCGCTAAAAGCAACAGCAACGTGGATGATGCCTTCCAGCTGCTGACTTTGGAGATCTATGAAGCTGTGAAGGCCGGGATGCTGAGCCCAAACAAGGATTGGGATGGGGTGAAAAGCAGACTGCCACCCACAGAGGAGCCCAAAGTACAGAACCTGGGAAAACCAGAGAAGCAGAAGAAGTGCTCGTGCTAG
- the RAB42 gene encoding ras-related protein Rab-42 — MEPVPPPPVSHLNGNWHYQFRIILLGDSTVGKSSLLRRYAEGSFSPAPCPTVGVEFYSKMMELPPGIKVKLQLWDTAGQERFRCITRSFYRNAVGVLLVFDMTNRKSFEHIIEWYHEVAGIQIMEKVIFLLIGHKSDLKSDCKISTEEAEGLAASLGIGFMETSAKSNTNVDLAFETLTNTIYEALKNKEIDLQEGWDGVKVIHKKTCNPQKKRRKPQEKCQC; from the exons ATGGAGCCGGTGCCACCCCCTCCGGTCTCTCACCTGAATGGCAACTGGCACTACCAGTTCCGGATCATCCTCCTGGGGGATTCCACCGTGGGCAAGTCCTCCCTGCTAAGGCGCTATGCTGAGGGGTCCTTCAgcccggctccctgccccaccGTGGGCGTGGAATTCTACAGCAAGATGATGGAGCTGCCTCCGGGCATCAAGGTGAAGCTGCAGCTTTGGGACACGGCCGGCCAGGAGAGATTCAG ATGCATCACCAGATCTTTCTATCGGAACGCTGTGGGAGTGCTGCTGGTGTTCGACATGACCAACCGTAAGTCCTTCGAGCACATCATTGAGTGGTACCATGAAGTGGCCGGCATCCAGATTATGGAGAAGGTCATCTTCCTCCTGATTGGCCACAAAAGTGACTTGAAATCAGACTGCAAAATCTCCACCGAAGAGGCAGAGGGGCTGGCAGCCTCGCTGGGCATCGGTTTCATGGAAACATCTGCCAAAAGCAACACCAATGTAGACTTGGCCTTTGAGACCTTGACCAACACCATCTATGAGGCTCTGAAGAACAAGGAGATCGATCTGCAGGAAGGCTGGGACGGGGTGAAGGTGATTCACAAGAAAACCTGCAACCCCCAGAAGAAGAGGCGAAAACCGCAAGAAAAATGCCAGTGTTAA